A single window of Ovis aries strain OAR_USU_Benz2616 breed Rambouillet chromosome 24, ARS-UI_Ramb_v3.0, whole genome shotgun sequence DNA harbors:
- the DNASE1L2 gene encoding deoxyribonuclease-1-like 2 isoform X3 encodes MKSGLVCPTPGLRSHQAVSVPLRPPMGGPLTLLAALWALGAARAQALRIGAFNIQSFGDSKVSDPGCCGVIAQILAGYDVMLVQEVRDPDLSAVSALIEQINSVSKHEYSFVSSEPLGRDQYKEMYLFVYRKDTVSVVDTYQYPDAEDAFSREPFVVKFSAPGSAAKEFVLIPLHAAPHHAVAEIDALYDVYLDVIDKWGTDDILFLGDFNADCKYVRAQDWPVIRLRSSEVFKWLIPDSADTTVGNSDCAYDRIVVCGSHLRKSLKHQSATVHDFQEEFGLDQTQALTISDHFPVEVTLESH; translated from the exons ATGAAGAGTGGGCTGGTGTGTCCCACTCCAGGTCTGCGCTCACACCAGGCAGTGTCTGTCCCTCTAAGACCGCCCATGGGCGGGCCCCTGACCTTACTGGCCGCGCTCTGGGCGTTGGGGGCTGCCAGAGCCCAGGCGCTGCGCATAGGAGCTTTCAACATCCAGAGCTTCGGAGACAGCAAAGTGTCGGACCCGGGCTGCTGCGGCGTCATCGCGCAA ATCCTGGCTGGCTATGACGTCATGCTCGTGCAGGAGGTGCGAGACCCCGACTTGAGCGCCGTGTCCGCTCTCATAGAGCAGATCAACAG CGTGTCCAAGCACGAGTACAGCTTCGTGAGCAGTGAGCCCCTGGGTCGGGACCAGTATAAGGAAATGTACCTGTTTGTCTACAG gaagGACACGGTGTCGGTCGTGGACACGTACCAGTACCCGGACGCCGAGGACGCCTTCAGCCGGGAGCCGTTCGTGGTCAAGTTCTCGGCGCCCGGCTCCG CCGCCAAGGAGTTCGTGTTGATTCCGCTGCACGCGGCTCCGCACCACGCCGTGGCCGAGATCGACGCGCTCTACGACGTGTACCTGGACGTGATCGACAAGTGGGGGACCGAC GACATCCTGTTTCTGGGCGACTTCAACGCCGACTGCAAATACGTGAGGGCGCAGGACTGGCCGGTCATCCGCCTGCGCAGCAGCGAGGTCTTCAAGTGGCTCATCCCGGACAGCGCCGACACCACGGTGGGCAACTCGGACTGCGCTTACGACCGCATCGTGGTCTGCGGCTCCCACCTGCGCAAGAGCCTGAAGCATCAGTCAGCCACCGTGCACGACTTCCAGGAGGAATTCGGCCTGGACCAAACTCAG GCCCTGACCATCAGTGACCATTTTCCTGTGGAGGTGACCCTCGAGTCCCACTGA
- the DNASE1L2 gene encoding deoxyribonuclease-1-like 2 isoform X1 — MKSGLVCPTPGLRSHQAVSVPLRPPMGGPLTLLAALWALGAARAQALRIGAFNIQSFGDSKVSDPGCCGVIAQILAGYDVMLVQEVRDPDLSAVSALIEQINSVSKHEYSFVSSEPLGRDQYKEMYLFVYRKDTVSVVDTYQYPDAEDAFSREPFVVKFSAPGSAAKEFVLIPLHAAPHHAVAEIDALYDVYLDVIDKWGTDVSAPRPQGPASPPRPHPGRSRAPGLATESQTRLPPCPAGHPVSGRLQRRLQIREGAGLAGHPPAQQRGLQVAHPGQRRHHGGQLGLRLRPHRGLRLPPAQEPEASVSHRARLPGGIRPGPNSGPDHQ, encoded by the exons ATGAAGAGTGGGCTGGTGTGTCCCACTCCAGGTCTGCGCTCACACCAGGCAGTGTCTGTCCCTCTAAGACCGCCCATGGGCGGGCCCCTGACCTTACTGGCCGCGCTCTGGGCGTTGGGGGCTGCCAGAGCCCAGGCGCTGCGCATAGGAGCTTTCAACATCCAGAGCTTCGGAGACAGCAAAGTGTCGGACCCGGGCTGCTGCGGCGTCATCGCGCAA ATCCTGGCTGGCTATGACGTCATGCTCGTGCAGGAGGTGCGAGACCCCGACTTGAGCGCCGTGTCCGCTCTCATAGAGCAGATCAACAG CGTGTCCAAGCACGAGTACAGCTTCGTGAGCAGTGAGCCCCTGGGTCGGGACCAGTATAAGGAAATGTACCTGTTTGTCTACAG gaagGACACGGTGTCGGTCGTGGACACGTACCAGTACCCGGACGCCGAGGACGCCTTCAGCCGGGAGCCGTTCGTGGTCAAGTTCTCGGCGCCCGGCTCCG CCGCCAAGGAGTTCGTGTTGATTCCGCTGCACGCGGCTCCGCACCACGCCGTGGCCGAGATCGACGCGCTCTACGACGTGTACCTGGACGTGATCGACAAGTGGGGGACCGACGTAAGCGCCCCGCGTCCGCAAGGCCCCGCCTCGCCCCCACGACCCCACCCGGGACGGAGTCGTGCTCCTGGGTTGGCCACAGAGTCTCAGACCCGGCTTCCGCCGTGCCCCGCAGGACATCCTGTTTCTGGGCGACTTCAACGCCGACTGCAAATACGTGAGGGCGCAGGACTGGCCGGTCATCCGCCTGCGCAGCAGCGAGGTCTTCAAGTGGCTCATCCCGGACAGCGCCGACACCACGGTGGGCAACTCGGACTGCGCTTACGACCGCATCGTGGTCTGCGGCTCCCACCTGCGCAAGAGCCTGAAGCATCAGTCAGCCACCGTGCACGACTTCCAGGAGGAATTCGGCCTGGACCAAACTCAG GCCCTGACCATCAGTGA
- the DNASE1L2 gene encoding deoxyribonuclease-1-like 2 isoform X2: protein MGGPLTLLAALWALGAARAQALRIGAFNIQSFGDSKVSDPGCCGVIAQILAGYDVMLVQEVRDPDLSAVSALIEQINSVSKHEYSFVSSEPLGRDQYKEMYLFVYRKDTVSVVDTYQYPDAEDAFSREPFVVKFSAPGSAAKEFVLIPLHAAPHHAVAEIDALYDVYLDVIDKWGTDVSAPRPQGPASPPRPHPGRSRAPGLATESQTRLPPCPAGHPVSGRLQRRLQIREGAGLAGHPPAQQRGLQVAHPGQRRHHGGQLGLRLRPHRGLRLPPAQEPEASVSHRARLPGGIRPGPNSGPDHQ from the exons ATGGGCGGGCCCCTGACCTTACTGGCCGCGCTCTGGGCGTTGGGGGCTGCCAGAGCCCAGGCGCTGCGCATAGGAGCTTTCAACATCCAGAGCTTCGGAGACAGCAAAGTGTCGGACCCGGGCTGCTGCGGCGTCATCGCGCAA ATCCTGGCTGGCTATGACGTCATGCTCGTGCAGGAGGTGCGAGACCCCGACTTGAGCGCCGTGTCCGCTCTCATAGAGCAGATCAACAG CGTGTCCAAGCACGAGTACAGCTTCGTGAGCAGTGAGCCCCTGGGTCGGGACCAGTATAAGGAAATGTACCTGTTTGTCTACAG gaagGACACGGTGTCGGTCGTGGACACGTACCAGTACCCGGACGCCGAGGACGCCTTCAGCCGGGAGCCGTTCGTGGTCAAGTTCTCGGCGCCCGGCTCCG CCGCCAAGGAGTTCGTGTTGATTCCGCTGCACGCGGCTCCGCACCACGCCGTGGCCGAGATCGACGCGCTCTACGACGTGTACCTGGACGTGATCGACAAGTGGGGGACCGACGTAAGCGCCCCGCGTCCGCAAGGCCCCGCCTCGCCCCCACGACCCCACCCGGGACGGAGTCGTGCTCCTGGGTTGGCCACAGAGTCTCAGACCCGGCTTCCGCCGTGCCCCGCAGGACATCCTGTTTCTGGGCGACTTCAACGCCGACTGCAAATACGTGAGGGCGCAGGACTGGCCGGTCATCCGCCTGCGCAGCAGCGAGGTCTTCAAGTGGCTCATCCCGGACAGCGCCGACACCACGGTGGGCAACTCGGACTGCGCTTACGACCGCATCGTGGTCTGCGGCTCCCACCTGCGCAAGAGCCTGAAGCATCAGTCAGCCACCGTGCACGACTTCCAGGAGGAATTCGGCCTGGACCAAACTCAG GCCCTGACCATCAGTGA